One part of the Phormidium ambiguum IAM M-71 genome encodes these proteins:
- the petB gene encoding cytochrome b6 — translation MFSKQAKDSTLYNWFQERLEIQALDEDISSKYVPPHVNIFYCLGGITLVCFLIQFATGFAMTFYYKPTVAEAFSSVQYIMNEVNFGWLIRSIHRWSASMMVLMMILHVFRVYLTGGFKKPRELTWVTGVVLAVTTVSFGVTGYSLPWDQIGYWAVKIVSGVPEAIPVVGVLIADLLRGGSSVGQATLTRYYSAHTFVLPWVIAVFMLLHFLMIRKQGISGPL, via the coding sequence ATGTTTAGTAAGCAGGCAAAGGACTCGACATTATATAACTGGTTCCAGGAACGCCTGGAAATTCAAGCACTTGACGAAGATATAAGCAGCAAGTATGTACCTCCCCACGTAAATATTTTTTATTGCTTGGGTGGGATTACCTTAGTTTGCTTTTTAATCCAGTTCGCCACTGGATTTGCTATGACTTTTTATTACAAGCCAACTGTTGCCGAAGCATTTTCATCGGTGCAGTACATCATGAATGAAGTCAACTTTGGATGGTTAATTCGTTCCATCCACCGTTGGTCTGCGAGTATGATGGTGCTGATGATGATTCTGCACGTTTTCCGAGTTTATTTAACTGGTGGTTTCAAAAAGCCCCGGGAATTAACTTGGGTAACAGGCGTGGTTTTGGCTGTAACCACAGTTTCCTTTGGTGTAACTGGTTACTCCTTGCCTTGGGATCAAATTGGTTATTGGGCGGTAAAAATCGTTAGTGGTGTACCCGAAGCGATTCCCGTAGTAGGTGTATTGATTGCTGACTTGTTACGTGGTGGTTCCAGTGTTGGTCAAGCCACTCTAACTCGTTATTACAGTGCTCATACTTTTGTGCTGCCTTGGGTGATTGCGGTATTTATGCTGCTACACTTCTTGATGATTCGCAAGCAAGGTATCTCTGGCCCCTTGTAA
- a CDS encoding DUF937 domain-containing protein has product MGLFDQVLNAVNDPNLQANAGQLANLFNSVQQLQNNQGTDSSTMQSALSGVGSLVRSSLQQKRAEGGNQLVESIINQFAGTSPNPSAVNALFGSHWESVADVVSQRTGIDRNTILQLLPMLVPLVLNFLQAGNNQQNPQAANPVVNSFLDADGDGDVDIADAMQMAGRYFAK; this is encoded by the coding sequence ATGGGACTTTTTGACCAAGTACTCAACGCTGTTAATGACCCCAACTTGCAAGCTAATGCAGGTCAACTCGCTAACCTTTTTAATAGCGTCCAGCAGTTACAAAACAACCAAGGTACTGATAGTTCTACAATGCAATCTGCTTTGTCGGGTGTTGGTAGTTTGGTGCGTTCTTCTTTACAACAAAAGCGTGCTGAAGGTGGTAATCAGTTAGTTGAAAGTATCATCAATCAATTTGCTGGAACTTCTCCTAATCCTTCCGCTGTTAATGCTTTGTTTGGTTCTCACTGGGAATCAGTTGCAGATGTAGTTTCTCAAAGAACTGGGATCGATCGCAATACCATCCTCCAACTTCTCCCCATGTTAGTTCCTCTAGTACTCAATTTCCTCCAAGCTGGTAACAATCAACAAAATCCACAAGCTGCTAATCCAGTCGTTAATAGTTTCCTCGATGCTGATGGCGATGGCGATGTGGATATCGCTGATGCTATGCAAATGGCAGGTCGCTATTTCGCTAAATAA
- a CDS encoding valine--tRNA ligase → MTLNLPPQYDPFSTESKWQTFWSENQTFKADPKNDGKPYSMVIPPPNVTGSLHMGHAFGQTLMDVLVRYHRMQGYNTLWLPGTDHASIAVHTMLDKEFKKEKKTRFDFGRQAFLERAWEWKNNSGGAIVNQMRRLGISVDWSRERFTMDEGLTKAVIEAFVRLYDDGLIYRGNYLVNWCPVSQSAVSDLEVENKEVNGHLWHFRYPLTDNSGYLEVATTRPETMLGDTAVAVNPNDERYQHLIGKTLTLPIMNREIPIIADELVDATFGTGCVKVTPAHDPNDFEMGQRHNLPFINIMNKDGSLNENAGPFQGQDRFKARENVVKRLEEDGFLVKIEEYKHSVPFSDRGKAPIEPLLSTQWFVKIQSLGETTLKFLDEQNSPNFVPHRWTKVYRDWLVKLKDWCISRQLWWGHQIPAWYAISETNGEITDHTPFVVAYTEAEAWEKAKAKFGENVKLEQDPDVLDTWFSSGLWPFSTLGWPEKTDDLEFYYPTATLVTGFDIIFFWVARMTLMAAYFTGKMPFRDVYIHGLVLDENGEKMSKTKGNGIDPLDLIDKYGTDAVRYTLVRQVAGAGQDIRLDYNRKKGESSAVEASRNFTNKLWNASRFVMMNLEEQTPQQLGNPAIESLELSDSWILSRYNQVVQQTTQYNDNYGLGEAAKTLYDFFWGEFCDWYIELVKSRLQKDADATSKKVAQQTLAFVLEGTLKLIHPFMPHITEEIWHTLTQADDSASLALQEFPKVDTNLINSELEADFDLLINTIRTIRNLRADADIKPSTKVTAILQSESEKERQILTSGETYIQDLAKVEKLSITPSLNEDVGQSTTGVVGTVQVIVPLIGVVDIAALRSKLEKKLSKIEKNIQSLSGRLNNQAFVANASPEVVQADKDALAEAETQAEILREKMQQLQ, encoded by the coding sequence ATGACACTAAACCTCCCCCCCCAATACGACCCCTTCTCCACCGAATCTAAGTGGCAAACATTTTGGTCAGAAAACCAAACCTTTAAAGCAGACCCCAAAAACGACGGAAAACCCTACAGCATGGTTATTCCGCCACCCAACGTTACAGGTAGTCTCCACATGGGGCACGCTTTCGGACAAACTCTGATGGATGTTCTCGTCCGTTACCATCGAATGCAAGGTTACAATACCCTTTGGCTTCCCGGAACTGACCACGCCAGCATCGCAGTTCATACAATGCTGGATAAGGAATTTAAAAAAGAGAAAAAAACCCGCTTTGATTTCGGTCGTCAAGCATTTTTAGAACGCGCTTGGGAATGGAAAAATAATTCCGGGGGTGCAATAGTTAACCAGATGCGCCGTTTGGGTATCTCGGTCGATTGGTCGCGGGAACGTTTCACAATGGATGAGGGTTTGACGAAGGCGGTTATTGAAGCTTTCGTTCGCCTTTATGATGATGGTTTGATTTATCGTGGCAATTATTTAGTTAACTGGTGCCCAGTTTCTCAGTCTGCGGTTTCTGATTTGGAAGTGGAAAATAAGGAAGTAAATGGTCATTTATGGCATTTCCGTTATCCACTAACTGATAATTCCGGTTATTTGGAAGTTGCAACTACTCGACCGGAAACTATGTTGGGTGATACTGCTGTTGCGGTTAATCCTAATGATGAACGCTATCAACATTTGATTGGCAAAACCTTGACTTTGCCAATTATGAATCGGGAAATTCCCATCATTGCTGATGAGTTAGTTGATGCTACTTTTGGAACTGGTTGTGTTAAAGTAACTCCGGCACATGACCCGAATGATTTTGAAATGGGTCAGCGTCACAATCTGCCGTTTATTAATATTATGAATAAGGACGGTTCGCTTAATGAAAATGCGGGGCCGTTCCAAGGTCAAGACCGTTTTAAGGCACGGGAAAATGTGGTGAAACGGTTGGAAGAAGATGGGTTTTTGGTGAAGATTGAGGAGTATAAGCATAGTGTACCATTTAGCGATCGCGGAAAAGCCCCGATCGAACCTCTCCTCTCTACTCAATGGTTTGTCAAAATTCAATCTCTCGGTGAAACAACTTTAAAATTCTTAGATGAACAAAATTCCCCAAATTTTGTTCCCCATCGTTGGACTAAGGTTTATCGTGATTGGTTGGTAAAATTAAAGGATTGGTGTATCTCCCGTCAATTATGGTGGGGTCATCAAATTCCGGCTTGGTATGCTATCAGTGAAACGAATGGCGAAATTACAGATCATACGCCTTTTGTTGTCGCATACACGGAAGCAGAAGCTTGGGAAAAAGCTAAAGCTAAGTTTGGCGAAAATGTCAAACTAGAACAAGACCCAGATGTTTTAGATACTTGGTTTTCTTCCGGTTTATGGCCTTTTTCTACTTTGGGTTGGCCGGAAAAAACCGATGATTTAGAGTTTTATTATCCTACAGCTACTCTGGTGACAGGTTTCGATATCATCTTTTTCTGGGTTGCCAGAATGACTTTGATGGCAGCTTATTTCACTGGGAAAATGCCTTTCCGTGATGTTTATATTCACGGTTTAGTCTTAGATGAAAATGGCGAAAAAATGTCTAAGACTAAGGGAAATGGTATCGATCCTTTGGATTTAATTGATAAGTACGGAACTGATGCAGTCCGCTATACTTTGGTGCGGCAAGTCGCTGGCGCTGGTCAAGATATTCGCTTAGATTACAATCGCAAAAAAGGCGAGTCTTCCGCAGTAGAAGCTTCCCGCAATTTCACTAACAAATTGTGGAATGCTTCCCGCTTCGTAATGATGAATTTGGAGGAACAAACACCTCAACAATTAGGTAATCCAGCAATAGAAAGTTTGGAATTATCTGACAGTTGGATTCTCTCCCGATACAATCAGGTTGTGCAACAAACTACTCAATATAACGATAATTACGGGTTAGGTGAAGCGGCAAAAACCCTTTACGATTTCTTCTGGGGTGAGTTCTGCGATTGGTACATTGAATTAGTTAAGTCTCGTCTGCAAAAAGATGCTGATGCGACTTCTAAAAAGGTTGCTCAACAAACTCTTGCTTTTGTTTTAGAAGGGACTTTAAAATTAATTCATCCCTTCATGCCTCACATTACTGAGGAAATTTGGCACACTCTTACTCAAGCTGATGATTCAGCTTCTTTGGCGTTACAAGAATTTCCCAAAGTAGATACAAATCTGATTAATTCTGAGTTAGAAGCAGATTTTGATTTGTTGATTAATACGATTCGCACAATTCGCAATTTACGCGCTGATGCTGATATTAAACCATCAACTAAAGTGACGGCAATTTTGCAAAGCGAAAGTGAAAAGGAACGTCAAATTCTTACTTCAGGTGAGACTTATATTCAAGATTTGGCAAAGGTGGAAAAACTGTCTATTACTCCTAGTTTAAATGAGGATGTTGGACAATCAACTACTGGCGTTGTTGGTACTGTACAGGTGATTGTTCCTTTAATTGGTGTGGTGGATATTGCAGCTTTACGCAGCAAGTTGGAGAAGAAGTTGAGCAAAATTGAAAAGAATATTCAATCTCTTTCTGGGCGATTGAATAATCAAGCTTTTGTCGCCAATGCTTCTCCTGAAGTTGTCCAAGCTGATAAGGATGCTTTGGCGGAAGCGGAGACACAAGCGGAGATTTTACGGGAAAAAATGCAGCAACTTCAGTAA
- a CDS encoding DUF1517 domain-containing protein, protein MSNWRDRFSKMTGRTRFVVSRIFIHLAGKEVAPLIGVLNQAARDAIDAEGEIDVLGEGLEQICLNLLQNDLYWRSAANEGNVFWDEGEAGDEVNYLFTDSAQRYKSESYGSEQVGETEPFSIPVTNNLIVMITVAFEGEVPELETDLSNISALKAGLKALINLHYQRSLRAIQVHWSPAKLGDELTDDQIIEYYPEVIPL, encoded by the coding sequence ATGAGCAATTGGCGCGATCGCTTTAGCAAAATGACAGGGCGTACCCGCTTTGTTGTCAGTCGAATATTCATTCATTTAGCAGGTAAGGAAGTCGCCCCCTTAATTGGCGTACTAAATCAAGCTGCTAGAGACGCAATAGATGCAGAAGGTGAAATCGATGTCTTAGGTGAAGGCTTAGAACAAATTTGCCTAAACTTATTACAAAATGACCTGTATTGGCGATCGGCAGCCAATGAAGGCAACGTATTTTGGGACGAAGGCGAAGCTGGTGATGAAGTAAACTACTTATTTACCGACTCGGCTCAACGCTACAAAAGTGAATCATACGGTAGCGAACAGGTAGGAGAAACCGAACCTTTTTCCATTCCAGTTACCAACAACTTAATTGTTATGATTACAGTAGCATTTGAAGGCGAAGTGCCAGAATTAGAAACAGATCTTTCCAATATTAGCGCTCTCAAAGCTGGTTTAAAAGCCCTGATTAATTTACATTATCAAAGAAGTCTAAGAGCCATCCAAGTTCATTGGTCGCCAGCTAAATTAGGTGATGAATTAACCGACGATCAAATAATAGAATATTACCCAGAAGTCATTCCTCTATAG
- a CDS encoding carbonic anhydrase codes for MNYSCNCSMSRRWFLRSILPGALSLGILGFTRPALAQKTAKALVLSCIDFRILEAERYFLSLNNLGNQYDLTALAGSSLALSGLPHPADAQAFWDQLELSYRLHHIQKVIILDHQDCAAFADKVNPELSKDADLELKVHTEYLSKAYWEIRERYPDLNIELYFVGLNAEVKPISPLAKV; via the coding sequence ATGAATTATAGTTGTAATTGTTCGATGAGTCGTCGTTGGTTTTTGCGATCGATCTTGCCAGGGGCGCTGTCATTAGGTATTTTAGGTTTTACAAGACCAGCTTTAGCGCAAAAAACCGCGAAAGCTTTGGTGCTCAGTTGTATTGATTTTCGGATATTGGAAGCAGAACGTTATTTTTTATCTTTGAATAACTTGGGGAATCAATATGATTTAACTGCTTTGGCGGGGAGTTCTTTAGCTTTAAGTGGTCTACCGCATCCTGCTGATGCTCAAGCTTTTTGGGATCAGTTAGAGTTATCTTATCGCTTGCATCATATTCAAAAGGTGATAATTTTGGATCATCAAGATTGTGCGGCTTTTGCTGATAAAGTTAATCCTGAGTTGAGTAAGGATGCGGATTTAGAGTTAAAGGTGCATACGGAGTATTTGAGTAAGGCTTATTGGGAGATTAGGGAGCGTTACCCGGATTTGAATATTGAGTTATACTTTGTGGGGCTGAATGCGGAAGTTAAGCCTATTAGTCCTTTGGCGAAGGTTTAA
- the petD gene encoding cytochrome b6-f complex subunit IV — translation MSIQKKPDLSDPVLRAKLAQGMGHNYYGEPAWPNDLLYTFPIVIMGTIALCIGLAVLDPAMVGEPADPFATPLEILPEWYLWPVFQILRTVPNKLLGVLLMSAVPAGLILVPFIESVNKFQNPFRRPVATAVFLFGTLVTLWLGIGAIFPIDKSLTLGLF, via the coding sequence ATGTCCATACAAAAGAAACCGGATCTTAGCGATCCCGTATTACGTGCAAAACTAGCTCAAGGCATGGGTCACAACTATTACGGTGAACCAGCTTGGCCTAATGATTTGTTGTACACTTTCCCGATCGTAATTATGGGTACGATCGCATTGTGCATCGGTTTAGCAGTTCTCGATCCCGCAATGGTGGGCGAACCTGCCGATCCGTTTGCGACACCTTTGGAAATTCTGCCAGAGTGGTACTTGTGGCCAGTATTCCAAATTTTGCGTACAGTACCTAACAAACTGTTGGGTGTATTGCTGATGAGTGCAGTACCAGCTGGTTTGATTTTGGTGCCTTTCATTGAAAGCGTCAACAAATTCCAAAACCCCTTCCGTCGTCCAGTAGCAACCGCAGTATTTTTATTTGGTACTTTGGTAACTCTGTGGCTAGGTATTGGGGCGATTTTCCCGATCGACAAATCTCTGACTCTCGGTTTGTTCTAA
- a CDS encoding TIGR02450 family Trp-rich protein, with protein sequence MTKKQKFPHLVGSKWTALQKTWGWRHFQVVNRKNQGEWVFAEMVASCDPNVRFWINAKALKDRTMWQAGWQTLQDIQNIEVELVEEMT encoded by the coding sequence ATGACGAAGAAACAGAAATTTCCCCATTTAGTTGGTTCTAAATGGACAGCTTTACAAAAAACTTGGGGTTGGCGACATTTCCAAGTAGTAAACCGGAAAAACCAAGGGGAATGGGTATTTGCTGAGATGGTAGCTTCTTGCGATCCAAACGTGCGGTTTTGGATTAATGCTAAAGCTTTAAAAGATCGGACAATGTGGCAAGCAGGGTGGCAAACATTACAAGACATTCAGAACATTGAAGTTGAGTTAGTTGAAGAGATGACATGA
- a CDS encoding aldo/keto reductase gives METKRLGKTNISVSAIGLGGMPMSLSNRPPESQSIQVIHRALDLGITLIDTADSYCKDETDKHHNEKLIAKALSEYTGDLSNVIVATKGGLMRPNGAWTRNGNPEHLRTTIRESFAALGGKKAIDLWQYHAPDPEYSIKDCLTVAKEAVAEGLIKFVGVSNFSVEQIKRAREIVEIVSVQNQFNPWYRASEIDGVLKYCEKEGLTFFPWSPLGGSRRVGSLGDVEAIAKLAREKGVSVYCIVLAWLKSKSPCIILIPGASKVASIEDSVRSLEVRLTEAEIAKIDRATEG, from the coding sequence ATGGAAACGAAACGCCTGGGGAAGACTAATATTAGTGTAAGTGCGATCGGTCTGGGTGGAATGCCGATGTCATTAAGCAACAGACCGCCTGAATCGCAATCAATTCAAGTCATACATCGTGCGCTTGACTTGGGAATTACATTAATTGATACAGCGGATTCTTATTGTAAAGATGAAACAGATAAACATCACAATGAGAAACTAATTGCTAAAGCATTAAGCGAATATACTGGCGATCTTAGTAATGTGATTGTTGCTACTAAAGGCGGATTAATGCGTCCGAATGGTGCATGGACAAGAAATGGGAATCCTGAACATTTAAGAACAACAATTAGAGAAAGTTTTGCGGCGTTGGGTGGAAAAAAAGCGATCGATCTGTGGCAATATCACGCTCCAGATCCAGAGTACAGTATTAAAGACTGCTTAACAGTAGCCAAAGAAGCAGTAGCCGAAGGATTAATTAAATTTGTTGGCGTTTCCAACTTTTCAGTTGAGCAGATCAAACGGGCGCGTGAGATAGTAGAAATAGTTTCTGTGCAGAATCAATTTAATCCTTGGTATCGGGCATCAGAAATTGATGGAGTGCTGAAATATTGTGAGAAAGAGGGATTAACTTTTTTCCCTTGGAGTCCCTTGGGTGGAAGTCGGAGAGTTGGTAGTTTAGGAGATGTAGAAGCGATCGCCAAACTAGCAAGAGAAAAAGGAGTATCAGTATATTGTATTGTTTTGGCGTGGTTAAAGTCTAAATCGCCTTGTATTATACTGATTCCTGGGGCAAGTAAAGTTGCGAGTATTGAGGATTCAGTACGTTCGTTAGAAGTGAGATTAACTGAAGCAGAAATAGCAAAGATCGATCGAGCAACAGAAGGCTAA
- a CDS encoding GxxExxY protein, whose product MNREDAKSAKEEERRMRELKEEVERLAYQVIGAAIEVHRVLGPGFLESVYQHALATEFQARNIPHEPKKSVAINYKGHRVGESELDFLVGNILVVELKAVEKLAPIHDAQVISYLKVTKCPLALLINFNVPILKEGIKRIIHSSYS is encoded by the coding sequence ATGAACCGCGAAGACGCGAAGAGCGCGAAGGAAGAAGAAAGAAGGATGAGGGAGTTGAAGGAGGAGGTGGAGAGGTTAGCTTATCAGGTTATTGGGGCGGCGATTGAGGTGCATCGAGTGTTGGGGCCAGGATTTTTGGAGTCGGTGTATCAGCACGCTTTAGCTACAGAATTTCAAGCGCGGAACATACCTCATGAACCTAAGAAAAGTGTAGCAATCAATTACAAAGGTCATCGAGTTGGAGAGAGCGAATTAGATTTTCTGGTTGGTAATATTTTAGTTGTGGAACTCAAAGCAGTAGAAAAACTAGCACCTATTCACGATGCCCAAGTCATCTCCTACCTAAAAGTAACAAAATGTCCTCTTGCCCTGCTAATCAACTTTAACGTCCCCATTCTCAAAGAAGGTATAAAACGCATCATCCACAGTTCTTACTCTTAA